From Flavobacteriales bacterium, a single genomic window includes:
- a CDS encoding class I SAM-dependent methyltransferase encodes MFKESDILNLDSPDASLVHREIILAKPFLKKLHEEWYSHYIKRITVEEDTKHLEIGSGGGFLKTIMPSIITSDIMDIEEVDMCFMAEKMPFEDATLDSIFMVNVLHHIPDCEQFFNEVQRVLKPKGKLVLVEPANTIFSRLVYKNVHHELFDENADWKFSSMGPMTDANGALPWIIFNRDLHIFQSKFESLKLRSITLHTPFRYLLTGGLSYKSLVPGWSFGVVSFLERILSPLFPAIAMFQTIEVNKIDD; translated from the coding sequence ATGTTCAAGGAGTCAGATATTCTTAATCTCGATTCGCCAGATGCCTCACTTGTACATCGCGAAATAATTTTAGCGAAGCCATTTCTGAAAAAATTGCACGAAGAGTGGTATAGTCATTATATCAAGAGAATAACTGTTGAAGAAGATACCAAGCATCTTGAAATTGGTTCAGGAGGAGGTTTCTTGAAAACTATTATGCCTAGTATCATTACTTCCGATATAATGGATATTGAAGAAGTAGATATGTGCTTTATGGCGGAGAAGATGCCTTTTGAAGACGCCACATTAGATTCTATTTTTATGGTTAATGTATTGCATCATATTCCAGATTGTGAACAGTTTTTCAACGAAGTACAGCGAGTATTAAAACCCAAAGGGAAACTCGTTTTAGTAGAACCAGCGAATACCATCTTTTCTAGATTGGTCTATAAGAATGTTCATCATGAACTATTCGATGAAAACGCGGATTGGAAATTTAGTTCAATGGGCCCGATGACAGATGCAAACGGTGCTCTTCCGTGGATAATATTTAATAGAGATTTACATATCTTTCAATCTAAATTCGAAAGTTTAAAATTGAGAAGCATAACATTACACACTCCATTTCGCTATTTATTAACGGGTGGTTTATCCTATAAATCTCTTGTTCCGGGTTGGAGTTTTGGTGTGGTATCTTTTCTAGAAAGAATCTTATCGCCATTGTTCCCTGCGATTGCTATGTTTCAAACTATCGAAGTAAATAAGATTGATGACTGA